In Vanrija pseudolonga chromosome 4, complete sequence, a single window of DNA contains:
- the NUP_0 gene encoding Purine nucleoside permease, translated as MRLALLFSVLATAASALVAPRNNDGCITPKVFIVSMFSPEDVWTAPLKLTHNVSLPGLSPLFPYVNCNAARDVCHLITGEGEINAAATISALVLSDKFDLRKTYFLFAGIAGVNPHIATTGSVGLARYAVQVALAYELDARQIPSNWTTGYWVQGTKRPGTLDGAVIYGTEVFELNTNLRDKVRALIPSDIKLNDTATAAAYRATYNYTPANAPPAVFYGDVATSDVYFAGNLLSEAFGNITQLWTNNTGVYALTAQEDNASFEAMVRAHKVKRVDFSRVVLMRTASDFDRAPTGKNAYDAFVADQGGFEPAVENIFVAGNYIVQGILKNWGAFKGGVPAQDGWLHDADIFHTLSMKRRALEQRGVERRRVQRGVPLVQ; from the exons atgcgcctcgctctcctctTCTCGGtcctcgcgacggccgcgtcggcgctcgtcgctcccCGCAACAACGACGGCTGCATCACCCCCAAGGTCTTCATCGTGTC CATGTTCTCGCCCGAGGACGTGTGGACTGCCCCGCTCAAGCTCACGCACAACGTCTCCCTGCCCGGCCTTTCGCCCCTGTTCCCCTACGTCAACtgcaacgccgcgcgcgacgtctGTCACCTCAtcacgggcgagggcgagatcaACGCCGCTGCGACCATcagcgcgctcgtgctcagcGACAAGTTTGACTTGCGCAAGACGTACTT CCTCTTCGCCGGCATCGCCGGGGTCAACCCGCATATCGCGACCACCGGCtcggtcggcctcgcgcgctaCGCCGTCCAGGTTGCACTCGcgtacgagctcgacgcgcgccagaTCCCATCCAACTGGACGACGGGCTACTGGGTCCAGGGGACCAAGCGTCCTggcacgctcgacggcgcggtcaTCTATGGCACCGAGGTGTTCGAG ctcAACACCAACCTCCGTGACAAGGTCCGCGCGCTCATCCCCTCGGACATCAAACTGAACGAcacggcgaccgcggcggcgtaccGCGCGACGTACAACTACACCCCGGCCAACGCGCCCCCGGCCGTGTTCTacggcgacgtcgccacGTCCGACGTGTACTTTGCCGGCAACCTGCTCTCCGAGGCGTTCGGCAACATTACGCAGCTGTGGACGAACAACACGGGCGTGTACGCGCTCACGGCGCAGGAGGACAACGCGTCCTTTGAGGCCATGGTGCGCGCACACAAGGTCAAGCGCGTCGACTTTTCTCGTGTCGTCCTCATGCGCACCGCGTCCGACTTTGACCGCGCGCCCACCGGCAAGAACGCGTACGACGCGTTCGTGGCCGACCAGGGCGGCTTCGagcccgccgtcgagaacATCTTCGTCGCGGGCAACTACATTGTCCAGGGCATTCTCAAGAACTGGGGCGCGTTCAAGGGCGGCGTGCCAGCCCAGGACGGGTGGCTGCACGATGCCGACATCTTCCACACGCTCTCGATGAAGCGCCGCGCACTTGAGCAGCGCggtgtcgagcgccgccgtgtgCAGCGCGGTGTCCCTCTCGTGCAGTAG
- the SPAC1039.04_4 gene encoding putative transporter: protein MCGPAWCQSPPSCAKLRGAAGLECTQNGEEASQGGVAPHLRSSAPKIPPPPELLSLSRTSTVSPGAPTMTYSSDSKEEAIGSIDAAVPADFAGDNGDYRFTPEQVAAYEIDPDVHKRVVRAYDKRILPTILLMYLFSALDRGNVSNAKSDHMDLDLGFKGNEWNTMLTVFYVPFCVMAYPGTFMSKKFGAHRTMPIYMAGWGVMALVTAAVKNYHQTLVVRLILGMFEGCFGASLNMYLACFYKRDELGKRMATWYSTVAISGAFSGLLSYGLFQVKSRLHGWQLLFLVEGSLTVLFAVVAWFALPPLPTKSTFLTPHERTVAVMRLLKDATTEVDAEFNLKAYFEPAKEWQTWAWAFYCLIYGVANQTASVFLTQIIGRFGFSKVKTNLYTVPPYACAVVVLWCVVISSDYHRERTCHTMFANLLVVIGTITLACVPVNHIAPGYFCTFLITSGSFIPSVLFLSFVQNNTTKENSRAFRAAVMNFGANAGGIVSSNIFLQQFAPKYVTPLIVSAAIAALGICVLICLRTYMVLDNRRRNREQGVTWTSKDVPTAALSNGPSDPQYRWFY from the exons ATGTGCGGACCTGCGTGGTGTCAGTCACCGCCAAGCTGCGCCAAGCTGCGGGGTGCGGCCGGGCTCGAGTGCACGCAGAACGGTGAAGAAGCCAGCCAGGGAGGTGTGGCTCCGCACTTGCGGAGCTCGGCACCCAAGATTCCCCCACCCCCTGAACTTCTTTCCCTTTCGCG CACTTCCACCGTCTC CCCAGGCGCACCCACAATGACCTACTCGTCTGACAGCAAGGAGGAAGCCATCGGCTCtatcgacgccgccgtcccgGCCGACTTTGCGGGCGACAACGGCGACTACCGCTTCACCCCAGAGCAGG tCGCGGCTTACGAGATCGATCCGGACGTGCACAAGCGTGTCGTGCGCGCATACGACAAGAGGATCCTGCCT ACCATCCTTCTCATGTACCTCTTCTCCGCACTCGACCGGGGCAATGTCTCGAACGCCAAATCGGACCACATGGA cctcgacctcgggtTCAAGGGCAACGAGTGGAACACGATGCTCACCGTCTTCTACGTGCCCTTCTGCGTCATGGCGTACCCGGGTACCTTTATGAGCAAGAAGTTTGGGGCGCACCGCACCATGCCGATCTACATGGCCGGCTGGGGGGTGATGGCGCTGGTCACTGCCGCCGTCAAGAACTACCACCAGACGCTGGTGGTCAGGCTGATCCTCGGCATG TTTGAAGGCTGCTTCGGCGCCTCGCTCAACATGTACCT GGCGTGCTTCTACAaacgcgacgagctcgggaAGCGCATGGCGACATGGTACAGCACCGTCGCCATCTCGGGCGCCTTCTCCGGTCTGCTGTCGTACGGCCTCTTCCAGGTCAAGTCGCGCCTCCACGGGTGGCAGCTGCTCTTCCTCGTAGAGGGCAGCTTGACTGTGCTCTTTGCTGTCGTCGCCTG GTTCGCTCTCCCGCCGCTTCCCACCAAGTCAACCTTCCTCACACCACACgagcgcaccgtcgccgtcatGCGCCTGCTCAAGGACGCCAcgaccgaggtcgacgcaGAGTTCAACCTCAAGGCGTACTTCGAGCCCGCGAAGGAGTGGCAGacgtgggcgtgggcgttcTACTGCCTT ATCTACGGCGTCGCCAACCAGACCGCCTCTGTCTTCCTCACTCAGATCATCGGCAGGTTCGGTTTCTCCAAGGTCAAGACCAACTTGTACACGGTGCCGCCGTACGCATGTGCCGTGGTTGTTCTTT GGTGCGTCGTCATCTCGTCCGACTACCACCGCGAGCGCACCTGCCACACCATGTTCGCCAACC TGCTGGTCGTAATCGGTACCATCACCCTCGCATGCGTGCCGGTCAACCACATCGCGCCAGGATACTTCTGCACCTTCCTCATCACGTCGGGCAGCTTTATCCCCAGTGTGCTCTTCCTCAG CTTTGTCCAGAACAACACGACAAAGGAGAACTCGCGAGCcttccgcgccgccgtgatGAACTTtggcgccaacgccggcggcattGTCTCTT cCAACATCTTCCTGCAGCAGTTTGCCCCAAAGTACGTCACCCCGCTCATTGTCTCGGCGGCGATCGCAGCGCTCGGCATCTGCGTCCTCATCTGTCTCC GCACCTACATGGTCCTCGACAACCGCCGGCGGAACCGCGAACAAGGCGTCACATGGACCAGCAAGGACGTgccgaccgccgcgctgTCCAACGGGCCTTCGGACCCGCAGTACCGCTGGTTCTACTAG
- the JRG21 gene encoding putative 2-oxoglutarate-dependent dioxygenase JRG21, with protein sequence MPIATAASVRPWVPPAETKADVDWATLRTIDLSKFDSPDLAEREAMYETFKSAVFEDGFLYLVNFGLSQEQIDRQFAIAQHALIDSHITEEEKQRFQWKYLDTGKYTGYKPRGFWDIAKGVKDNVESYNYYSETLGDDADLPACLSSHIGEIREFTEFCHDVVNRKLLSLLSRMLELPDDYLWDKIQSHNGPIGEGYFRQMMFHPASAEHRAKSAVQMHGHQDYGVTTMLLSQPIAALQVLSADGAWRYVKYKPGGMIVNLGEVLEFISGGHLPATRHRVTQCPADQAGEYRLTIGLFAAAKNSVSLGPLLDSPLLQRKGYVNRFQPGAEGVVDATKVGWVPEGVKLTDQIPTAEQWRVARVLRSQTPPEDVVEVSGVKYNRQYFQGIYVLEPI encoded by the exons ATGCCCATTGCTACCGCCGCATCTGTCCGCCCATGggtgccgcccgccgagaccaaggccgacgtggACTGGGCGACGCTCCGCACGATCGACTTGAGCAAGTTTGACTCGCCGGAcctggccgagcgcgaggcgatgTACGAGACGTTCAAGTCGGCCGTGTTCGAGGATGGCTTTCTGTATCTCGTCAACTTTGGCTTGTCGCAGGAGCAGATTGACCGCCAGTTCGCCATTGCGCAGCACGCGCTCATCGACAGCCAcatcaccgaggaggagaagcagCGCTTCCAGTGGAAGTATCTGGACACT GGCAAGTACACCGGCTACAAGCCCCGCGGGTTCTGGGACATTGCCAAGGGCGTCAAGGACAATGTCGAGAGCTACAACTACTACTCGGAGACActaggcgacgacgccgacctcccCGCGTGCCTCTCATCTCACATTGGAGAGATCCGCGAGTTCACCGAGTTCTGCCACGACGTCGTGAACCGCAAGCTGCTCAGTCTCCTCTCGCGCATGCTCGAGCTGCCGGACGACTACCTGTGGGACAAGATCCAGAGCCACAACGGCCCGATCGGCGAAGGATACTTCCGGCAAATGATGTTCCACCCCGCTTCGGCGGAGCACCGCGCGAAGAGCGCAGTCCAGATGCACGGGCACCAGGACTACGGTGTGACGACCATGCTGCTGTCCCAGCCGATCGCAGCGCTGCAGGTGCTCTCGGCGgacggcgcgtggcgctACGTCAAGTACAAGCCTGGGGGCATGATCGTCAAccttggcgaggtgctcgagttCATCTCGGGCGGACATCTGCCGGCTACGCGCCACAGGGTGACGCAGTGCCCGGCCGACCAGGCGGGCGAGTACCGCCTCACGATTGGGCTGTTCGCCGCGGCAAAGAACAGCGTGTCTCTCGGCccgctgctcgactcgcccctCCTCCAGCGGAAGGGGTATGTCAACCGCTTCCAACCTGGTGCCGAGGGTGTGGTGGACGCGaccaaggtgggttgggtgcCGGAAGGGGTGAAGCTGACAGACCAGATCCCCACGGCCGAGcagtggcgcgtggcgcgcgtGCTCCGCTCCCAGACCCCGCCAGAggacgtggtcgaggtcAGTGGAGTCAAGTACAACAGACAGTACTTCCAGGGCATCTATGTTCTGGAGCCTATCTAG
- the SPAC1039.04_4 gene encoding putative transporter, producing the protein MTYSSDSKEEAIGSIDAAVPADFAGDNGDYRFTPEQVAAYEIDPDVHKRVVRAYDKRILPTILLMYLFSALDRGNVSNAKSDHMDLDLGFKGNEWNTMLTVFYVPFCVMAYPGTFMSKKFGAHRTMPIYMAGWGVMALVTAAVKNYHQTLVVRLILGMFEGCFGASLNMYLACFYKRDELGKRMATWYSTVAISGAFSGLLSYGLFQVKSRLHGWQLLFLVEGSLTVLFAVVAWFALPPLPTKSTFLTPHERTVAVMRLLKDATTEVDAEFNLKAYFEPAKEWQTWAWAFYCLIYGVANQTASVFLTQIIGRFGFSKVKTNLYTVPPYACAVVVLWCVVISSDYHRERTCHTMFANLLVVIGTITLACVPVNHIAPGYFCTFLITSGSFIPSVLFLSFVQNNTTKENSRAFRAAVMNFGANAGGIVSSNIFLQQFAPKYVTPLIVSAAIAALGICVLICLRTYMVLDNRRRNREQGVTWTSKDVPTAALSNGPSDPQYRWFY; encoded by the exons ATGACCTACTCGTCTGACAGCAAGGAGGAAGCCATCGGCTCtatcgacgccgccgtcccgGCCGACTTTGCGGGCGACAACGGCGACTACCGCTTCACCCCAGAGCAGG tCGCGGCTTACGAGATCGATCCGGACGTGCACAAGCGTGTCGTGCGCGCATACGACAAGAGGATCCTGCCT ACCATCCTTCTCATGTACCTCTTCTCCGCACTCGACCGGGGCAATGTCTCGAACGCCAAATCGGACCACATGGA cctcgacctcgggtTCAAGGGCAACGAGTGGAACACGATGCTCACCGTCTTCTACGTGCCCTTCTGCGTCATGGCGTACCCGGGTACCTTTATGAGCAAGAAGTTTGGGGCGCACCGCACCATGCCGATCTACATGGCCGGCTGGGGGGTGATGGCGCTGGTCACTGCCGCCGTCAAGAACTACCACCAGACGCTGGTGGTCAGGCTGATCCTCGGCATG TTTGAAGGCTGCTTCGGCGCCTCGCTCAACATGTACCT GGCGTGCTTCTACAaacgcgacgagctcgggaAGCGCATGGCGACATGGTACAGCACCGTCGCCATCTCGGGCGCCTTCTCCGGTCTGCTGTCGTACGGCCTCTTCCAGGTCAAGTCGCGCCTCCACGGGTGGCAGCTGCTCTTCCTCGTAGAGGGCAGCTTGACTGTGCTCTTTGCTGTCGTCGCCTG GTTCGCTCTCCCGCCGCTTCCCACCAAGTCAACCTTCCTCACACCACACgagcgcaccgtcgccgtcatGCGCCTGCTCAAGGACGCCAcgaccgaggtcgacgcaGAGTTCAACCTCAAGGCGTACTTCGAGCCCGCGAAGGAGTGGCAGacgtgggcgtgggcgttcTACTGCCTT ATCTACGGCGTCGCCAACCAGACCGCCTCTGTCTTCCTCACTCAGATCATCGGCAGGTTCGGTTTCTCCAAGGTCAAGACCAACTTGTACACGGTGCCGCCGTACGCATGTGCCGTGGTTGTTCTTT GGTGCGTCGTCATCTCGTCCGACTACCACCGCGAGCGCACCTGCCACACCATGTTCGCCAACC TGCTGGTCGTAATCGGTACCATCACCCTCGCATGCGTGCCGGTCAACCACATCGCGCCAGGATACTTCTGCACCTTCCTCATCACGTCGGGCAGCTTTATCCCCAGTGTGCTCTTCCTCAG CTTTGTCCAGAACAACACGACAAAGGAGAACTCGCGAGCcttccgcgccgccgtgatGAACTTtggcgccaacgccggcggcattGTCTCTT cCAACATCTTCCTGCAGCAGTTTGCCCCAAAGTACGTCACCCCGCTCATTGTCTCGGCGGCGATCGCAGCGCTCGGCATCTGCGTCCTCATCTGTCTCC GCACCTACATGGTCCTCGACAACCGCCGGCGGAACCGCGAACAAGGCGTCACATGGACCAGCAAGGACGTgccgaccgccgcgctgTCCAACGGGCCTTCGGACCCGCAGTACCGCTGGTTCTACTAG